GTTTCCGGCATTTCTCAGTTATTTGACACTTTAATTACCCAAAGCAATCGTTACAAAGATGTATTACTGCCCGGATATACTCATTTACAAGTAGCTATGCCGTCTTCCTTCGGTTTATGGTTCGGTGCTTACGCCGAAAGTTTAGTAGACGATTTACAACTTTTATTGGCAGCTTATAAAATATGTAACCGCAATCCATTAGGATCTGCTGCGGGATATGGCTCATCTTTCCCTCTTAAAAGACAATATACTACAGAACTTTTAGGATTCGAGTCCATGAATTATAATGTAGTATATGCACAAATGGGACGCGGAAAGATGGAACGTACAGTAGCTTTTGCCTTAGCAGGAGTTGCTGCAACTCTTTCTAAACTAGCTTTTGACGCTTGTATGTTTAATAGCCAAAACTTCGGATTTATTAAATTGCCTGATCAGTTTACGACAGGCTCTAGTATTATGCCCCATAAAAAAAATCCGGATGTGTTTGAATTAACCCGGGCCAAATGTAATAAAATACAGGCATTACCTACCGAAATCACATTAATTTCCAACAATTTACCTTCTGGATATTTTCGTGATTTACAAATAATTAAAGAAGTATTTCTTCCTGCATTCGACGAGTTAAAAGATTGTTTATATATGGTAAACCTTATGATGGGACAAATCAAAGTAAATGAACATATTTTGGACGATGAGAAATATTCACTTCTCTTCAGCGTCGAAGAAGTAAACAGGCTAGTCCTATCTGGAGTTCCTTTCCGAGATGCTTATAAACAAGTAGGATTAAATATTGAAGCCGGGCAATTTATTCCGGATAAAAATTTACATCATACTCACGAAGGCAGTATAGGCAATCTTTGTAATGACTGCATCTCAGCATTAAAACAACAAATTGTTGATAGTTTTTCTTTTAACAAAACAAACGAAGCTATAAATAAATTAGTAAGCTAAAAATTTATACATTGCTATACACTTCTTATCCCAAATCATTATAAATAAAGCTTTTAGCTTTTCAGTAAAAAGCTTCCGCTTCTTCTTGAAAAGCTAAAGCTTAAAAACTTCTTCTTTTAAAAACTTCTTCCCCTTTCTTCTATCATAATCCAACCTCTATCAAACCTATATTACCGATTATAAGATATTGGTTTATATCCGTATCGGATAAAAAGAGTAAAAAGGTAAGTACATTCCCAGCCGAACATAAAAAGAAAAAAACGATCTACCTTTCTCAAATACTCCCAGAACACCCGGCAAAAGATAGTGTATGTCACCATTTTCATATATAAGCAATTCATAATAAGCCGTATAAATAGCAAAAGAAAAAAAATTAAAACTAAAATAAGAATACTCTAGAAATACTGCATTCTTTTTCCAATACATGCTGTAGAAAATTCAGTTTGATCAGTAAGAAATCTATAAACTTAAACTAAGTTTATATAAACGCAGGCTAAGAATTTATATTCGCAGGCTACGTTTATAAAATCGTAAGCTACGTTTATAGTTTTCTATGTGAAGAATAAAAGAAAATACGAGCATGAAATAGATTTTGTTTCCGCATGAATGAAAAATTACCCTAAAGGAACTATTTATATAAGAAAGTGCATTTCTCTAAAACAGAGCTGATTCTTCTAAAAACACATCTTTAAAAGAAATTTTTTTCACAAAATATTTGCAGGAATAAAAAACTTATCTACCTTTGCACACGCAAACAAAAGCAATGCGGAAGTAGCTCAGTTGGTAGAGCATAACCTTGCCAAGGTTAGGGTCGCGGGTTCGAATCCCGTCTTCCGCTCAAATGTTGCCCGAATGGTGGAATCGGTAGACACGAAGGACTTAAAATCCTTTGGCCATTGCGGCTGTGGGGGTTCAAGTCCCCCTTCGGGTACAGAACCCGATGAACAGAAATGTTTATCGGGTTTTATTTTAAAATCACTGCGGAAGTAGCTCAGTTGGTAGAGCATAACCTTGCCAAGGTTAGGGTCGCGGGTTCGAATCCCGTCTTCCGCTCAATTATTTCATTTTACTATTTTAAGATCACTAAGTAAAAAAGATCGACAAACCTCATTGCTATTTTTGACAATAGCCGTATCTGCCTCCTTTTAATTAGCATATAATAACGTTACCATTAACAAACCCATACCAACTGCTACTGCAGTAGCAACTAATCCGGGCAGCATAAACGAATGATTCAATACATACTTTCCAATTCGTGTAGTTCCGGTACGGTCAAAATTAATCGCAGCTACTACTGTTGGATAATTGGGAATAAAAAAATACCCATTTACCGCCGGAAACATGGCAATTAATAAGAAAGGAGAAATGCCTAATGTAATTCCTAAAGGCATAAATGCCCGAACCGTAGCAGCTTGGCTATAAAGGAGAATAGACATACCGAACAAAGCAATTCCAAATAACCATGGCATTTGCATTACCACCCCTTCTATAGAAGCTCTCAATTCAGTCATATTCCCTTGCAAAAAAGTATCTCCCATCCAAGCAATTCCAAAAATAGCCACAACAGCTTGCATGCCTGCTGAGAAAACAGAACCTTGTGCAGCTTTCAGTCCATCTGTCTTAGTAATCAATAAAATAATAGCCGCAGCCGATAACATAATAATTTCAATAATGACAGGCATACCTACTACCACCGTTTTTCCCTCTATTACATGAACAGGACGCATGCTTTCAAATGATCCGAATAACACAATCGTTATGGTTGCCAACAAAAAAATAATAACTGACCAAAAAGCTTTTTTATTATGAATTCGCTCTTGTTCCTTATAAGTATTTTTCTCTAGCTCTCCATTTGCTAACCGACGTTGATATTCAGGATCAGTTTCTAACTCCTTTCCTACTTTTAAGGAAACTAAAGCACCTATAAATACCCCCATTAAAGTACACGGAATACTTATCATTAATATATCCAACAAAGATATTTCAAATTTAGTGAGCATACTTAACAAAGCTACTGTAGCTGCCGAAATAGGACTTGCCGTTATGGCTTGTTGAGAAGCAATCACAGCAATAGCCAAAGGACGTTCCGGACGAATTTTTGTTTCCCTTGCTACTTCGGAAATAACAGGTAACAGAGAATAAGCAACATGTCCCGTTCCCGCGACAAAAGTAAAAAGATAAGTTACAAACGGGCTATACAAAGTGATATGCGAAGGATGCCTTCTAAGAAACCTTTCAGCTATCTTAACCATTAAATCCAATCCGCCGGCAGCTTGCATGCAACCGGCAGCAGAAATAACAGCAACAATCATCAACATCACATCAATGGGAGGACTTGTAGGTTGCAAGCCAAATACAAAAGTTAGAATTCCTAACCCGATTCCACCCATCACTCCTAACCCGATTCCACCTAAACGTGCACCTATAACAATAGCCACGAGAACAAATAAAAATTGTATTAGCATATATTATTTCTTGTTTTTTTAGTTGGCTTGAATATTTAACAACGACATTCCCTCTCTTTTTACCTCCTTTATACGGATAATTACACTCAGAGAATATGCAAAATTAGAGAAATAAAGCCGATTAAGAACTAATCTATTATCGATTTAATAAAGAATTTACTTTCTCTGTACATTTGTAGTTTTTCCTAAAACTCACATCATTTTCACATAAGTATATTTCTTACCATTTGGAAGTCTTATTAAAAAGAAGTAACTTTGTTATAAAGAACATAAGAATGGACAAAATGGTAGAAATTGCCAGGTTCCAATACCCGGCAGAAGCACAAACCCTACGCTGTTTACTTGAATCGGAAGGCATAGAATGCTATTTAAAAGATGAATTAACCAGTCAAATTTTAGGTAGCTATGTAGATGTAGGCGGCGTAAAGATCGAAATATTGGAGAAAAACCTTCCTAGAGCCTTAGAAGTGATGAAAGAAGGCGGTTATTTGATAGAAACAGAAGAAGAACCCGAACCAATAAAAGCAATCTCTTCTTTTTCCGAGCATATCCCCTTTCTGAAAAAATATCCTCTTGAAAAGCAAATTATGATTATTTTCATAATTACAGCTGTATTATTAGCATTATTAATTTATTTCGGTACACTACACCCTTAAAAACATGTATAAAAGAAAAATATCTAACAGTCAAGTAGTCTGTCTCACTTTATTATGGGGAATTCTTTGCTATTTAATGCTCACTTATAGTGAAAAAATAGATTTCATGGTTATTTTTACACTTATAGTCTCCGGAATTATTGTGTTTGTCCCTATTTATAAAAATAGAAAGCAATTCAATAAATGATAAGTTGGTTGTTTTCAATATAACATGTCGATTTATTGTAATATAGAGAAAGATTTCCAACTATACCAAATGGTCTTTCTCTATATTTCAATTTGTCACCATCTTCCCTTATTAAAAAACAAAATGTAGAATTTTTCCTTATCTAAGCTACTAAAACACATTCCAAGCTATCAGATGTACACTAACAATTATCAACAAATTTCCCAATAAAATATCTAATTGATATTTTTTTTAGATTTTCTCTTTCAAATATTTGTCATTCTAAAATAAAAACTTACCTTTGCGCCGTTATTAAAGCAGAAGATCAGAAAAAAAATTATACACCATAAATTTTATTAGTTCTTATGAAGGCAAATGAAGTTATTGACAATCTGAAAAGAAGATTTCCCAATGAACCTGAATATATTCAGGCGGTAGAAGAAGTATTAACTACAATCGAAGATGTTTACAATCAACATCCTGAATTTGAAAAAAGTAATTTAATTGAACGTTTATGTATTCCCGACAGGATTTTCTCTTTCCGCGTAACATGGCAAGACGATAAAGGTGCAGTTCATACAAACATGGGATACCGTGTACAACATAACAATGCTATCGGCCCGTATAAAGGCGGTATCCGTTTCCACTCTTCAGTTACTCCTTCTATTTTAAAATTCCTTGCTTTCGAACAAACTTTTAAAAACTCACTAACAACATTGCCTATGGGCGGTGGTAAAGGAGGATCCGATTTCAACCCAAAAGGTAAATCAAATGCAGAAATCATGCGTTTTTGCCAAGCTTTCGTCATGGAATTGTGGCGTTACATCGGCCCGGAAACTGATGTTCCGGCAGGCGATATAGGTGTTGGCGGACGTGAAGTAAGCTTCATGTATGGTATGTATAAAAAGTTAGCTCGCGAAAATACAGGCACATTTACAGGCAAAAGCCTTGAAATGGGAGGTTCATTAATACGTCCTGAAGCTACAGGTTACGGAAACGTCTATTTCTTACTGGAAATGCTAAAAACTAAAAATATTGATATTAAAGGGAAAGTAGTTGCTGTATCAGGTTCCGGTAACGTAGCTCAATATACTGTTGAAAAATTAATAGAATTAGGAGCAAAAGTAGTAACTATGTCTGATTCGAACGGTTATATTTATGATCCTGATGGTATTGACCGGGAAAAACTGGATTATATCATGGAACTGAAGAATCTATACCGTGGACGTATTAAAGAATATGCTGAAAAATATGGTTGTAAATACGTAGAAGGTGCTCGTCCTTGGGGTGAAAAATGCGATATTGCCATGCCGAGTGCAACTCAAAACGAATTGAACGGAGAAGATGCGAAAACGCTATTGGCAAACGGTTGTATTGCAGTATCTGAAGGCGCCAATATGCCATCTACTCCAGAAGCTATTAATACATTTTTAGCAGCAAAGATACTTTATGCTCCGGGAAAAGCTGCCAACGCCGGGGGGGTATCGACTTCAGGTTTGGAAATGACTCAAAACGCCATGCATTTAGGATGGAGTGCAGAAGAAGTAGACCAAAAGTTAAAAGGAATTATGAAGTCTATCCATGAACAATGCGTAAAATACGGCAAACAAGAAGACGGCACAATTAACTATGTAAAAGGTGCTAATGTAGCTGGTTTTATGAAGGTAGCAAAAGCTATGATGGCTCAAGGTATTTTGTAATAAAAAATAATCAGATATAAAAAGGGAAATATCCGCAAAATATACTTGCGTTTATTTCTCTTTTTTATTTAATAAACACGATTTCTCCTTTACTAATTATCCCTTATCAATTAAAAGTAGTATTTTAGTGGCTCAAAAAGCTACAGAATGGTTACAATAGAACTAAATAAGTTATTTCAATCTTATACAGGAGAAACAGCAGAAAATATTGTTGAACTTCCTTCGTCGGGATCGAACCGCCGGTATTTCAGATTAAAAAGTAGACATTTTACAGTAATAGGCGTCAGTGGAACTTCCCCGGAAGAAAACCGGGCATTTATCTATATGGCAAAACATTTCAAAAAAAAAGGATTACCCGTACCCGAAGTGTATGAATACTCCGATGATTGGACTTATTACATCCAAGAGGATTTAGGAAATACGTTACTTTTTGATGCAATTGAAAAAGGAAGAAAAAGTAGCGTTTTCGACGAAGAAGAACGAAGCCTTTTACGTAAAACAATTACCTTGCTTCCTGTACTACAATTCAAAGGTGCCGACGGATTAGATTTCAATTATTGCTATCCTTTACCGGAATTTAACGAACGATCCATACTGTGGGATCTCAATTATTTCAAATATTGCTTTTTAAAAGCAACCGGAATGGAATTCCAAGAAAATCAACTGGAAGACGATTTTAGGAAACTAGCTGACGTATTGTTACGAAATTCTTCGGCAACGTTTATGTACCGGGATTTCCAATCCAGAAATGTAATGATAAAAAATAAAGAACCTTATTTCATAGATTTTCAAGGAGGAAGAAAAGGTCCCGTTTATTATGACATTGCCTCTTTCCTTTGGCAAGCAAGAGCTAAATATCCGGAAGACTTACGGGAAACTTTATTAAATGACTACATTCAAGCCCTTCGGACTTTTATTCCGGTTGATGAAAACTATTTTCGTAGCCAACTAAAACATTTCGTATTATTCAGAACGCTTCAGGTATTAGGTGCTTACGGGTTCCGTGGCTATTTTGAAAAAAAACCACATTTTATACAAAGTGTTCCATTTGCTTTAGATAATTTACGGGCTTTATTAAAAGAAGAATATCCGGAGTATCCTTATCTTTATAAAACATTAAAAGAACTTACTCTGTTAAAACAATTCACAGGAGAATCTAAACGTAGGATATTAGAAGTCAGTATTTGTAGTTTTGCTTACAAAAAAGGAATACCTAATGATGCCTCCGGAAATGGTGGAGGATTCGTTTTTGACTGCCGGGCAATTAACAATCCAGGCAAATATGAGAGATATAATCATTTTACCGGCTTGGATGAGCCTGTTATTCGTTTCTTAGAAGAAGACGGTGAAATTACAGAATTCCTTGAAAATGTGTATCATATTGTAGATGCTTCCGTAAAAAGATATATCGACCGGGGGTTTACCAATTTGATGGTTTGTTTCGGTTGTACCGGAGGACAACACCGTTCTGTGTATTCCGCACAACATTTGGCGGAATATCTTCATAAAAAATTTAACGTCAAGATTAACTTAGTGCATAGAGAACAAAATATAGAACAAACTTTCAATCCACAAATATGAAAGCAATGATATTTGCAGCAGGTTTAGGAACTCGTTTGAAACCATTAACGGATCATACACCTAAAGCATTACTACCTGTTGGCGGAAAGCCTTTATTAGAACATGTTATTTTAAAATTAAAAGCTGCCGGATTCGACCATCTGGTAATTAACATTCATCATCATGGGCAACAGATAATAGATTTTCTTCTACAGAATCACAATTTCGGTATTTGTATAGAGATTTCCGATGAACGGGATTACTTGTTGGATACAGGTGGGGGAATCAAAAAAGCACAAAGATTTCTGCAAGGAAATGAACCATTCTTGATCCATAATGTCGATATTTTTTCTAACGTAAACCTCCGCAAATTATATGAAGAACATTGCCGGCTAAATCCTTTATCCACATTACTGGTTAGCAGACGGGAAACATCCCGTTATTTACTATTTAATAAAGAAAATCGCTTATGTGGCTGGAGAAACAAAGAGACAGGAGAAATAAAATCATATTACCCCGATTTTTCTCCGGAAATGTACTCGGAATATGCTTTTAGCGGTATCCATGTACTTTCTCCTAAAATATTCGATTGGATGGAAGAATGGACAGGAAAATTTTCTATTATCAATTTTTATCTTTCTATTGCTGCCCGAGCGGATATTCATGCTTGTCCCATTCCTGAATTAAAATTAATTGATGTAGGAAAAACAGATGCATTCACTCAAGCGGAAGAATTTCTAAAAGATCAACAATAAAGAATAACAGGAAGTTAATTATATTTGTATTCTAATTATAAACTAATAAACAAATTGAGATGAAACAATTTTTTAAAATGATGTTTGCCTCTGCATTTGGTGTATTTGTAGCGGTAATTTTAATATCATGTCTTTCTATTGTTATGTTCATAGGAATGGCAGCCTCGATGGAGACACCTGCCTACAAGCCAAAACCAAATACAGTTTATAAAATAGATTTAAAAGGAATGATAAGCGATCAAATAGAGGAAAATCCGTTTGCCGGACTTTTCGGAGATCTGGAAAAGCCGTTGTCGTTAAAGAATCTTCTTTATTCTATCAAACAAGCAAAAGAAAATAAAAATATTTCCGGAATATATCTTGAAGCAGGAGCTTTATCTACAGGTTCTGCTACATTGGAAGCGCTACGTCGAGCATTAATCGATTTCAAAGAAAGTAATAAATTTATCGTGGCTTATGCAGATAGTTATACACAAGGGAGCTATTACCTTTGTTGTGTAGCAGATAAAGTTTATTTAAACCCGCAAGGAATATTAGGTATTCAAGGATTAGCTTCCCAAACTATGTTCTTCACTGGACTTTTAGATAAACTCGGTATAAAAATGGAAATATTTAAAGTAGGAACCTACAAAGGTGCTGTAGAACCTTTTATGTTAGAGAAACTAAGCGATGCGAACCGAGAACAAATTACTTCTTATATAGAAAGCATTTGGGGAAATATTACGGATGGAATTGCTGAATCCAGAAATGTTTCTGTAGAAACAGTCAATCAATTTGCCAATGAAGGTTTAGCATTTGCCAAACCGGAAAAAGCAGTAGAAATGGGGCTAATCGACGAACTAAAATATAAGCCCGAAGTAGAAAAATATATAAAAGAATTAACCGGCCAAACAAGTGATAAACTTAAAACAGCCGGATATGACAAAGTAAGTAAAATTGCCAGCCAAGAGAAAATCCAAAAAGATAAAATAGCCATTCTTTATGCAGAAGGCGAAATTGTAGAACAAACGATCCAGTCAAGTCCGTTTAATACGGAAAAGAATATTACAAGTAATGTAGCAGAAGAATTAATCAAATTAAAAAATGATGATGAGGTAAAAGCTGTAGTGTTTCGAGTAAACTCTCCAGGGGGAAGTGCCTATGTATCTGAACAGATTTGGAGACAAGTTGTAGAGTTGAAAAAAGTAAAACCTATTGTTGTCTCTATGGGCGATGTGGCAGCTTCGGGAGGGTATTATATTTCTTGCGCAGCTAGTAAAATAGTAGCTGAACCAAATACCTTGACAGGTTCTATCGGTATATTCGGTATGTTCCCAAACCTTACAGGCTTATTAGACAAAGTAGGGTTAACAACAGATATTGTAAAAACCAATACTTATTCTGATTTAGGAGACATGAGCCGTCCCATGACAGAAGGTGAAAAAGCTCTTATACAAGGATATGTAGAACGTGGTTACGAAACATTTATTACTCGCTGTGCAGATGGACGGGACAAAACGCCGGAAGAAATTAATGAAATCGGCCAAGGTCGCGTATGGACAGGAGAACAAGCTCTTAAAATCGGATTGGTAGATGAGTTAGGCGGTATAAATAAGGCAATTGAAACGGCTGCAAATCTGGCAGAAATTTCCGAATATAGTGTTACTTCGGTAAAAAGTTCTAAAGACTTTTTTACTACTTTGCTTGAAAAGCAATTGGATGAAGTCAAAGTAAATATTTTAAAAAGCTTTTTAGGAGAAGAATACAATGAATATATAACTTTAAAGAAGATAAAAGCAACCCGAGGCATTCAAGCACGTTTGCCTTATAATCTTAAACCCTTATAAAGAATGTTTGAAAACATACCGATAAAAACTTATCCCCTACTGCACCCTATTTCATTTTTATATGGAATAGGTGTACGGTTTCGGAACCAATTATTTAACTGGGGAATTCTTCCTTCGGCACAATATCCGGTTCCTGTTATTTGTATCGGCAACTTAACAGTAGGCGGTACAGGTAAAACTCCACTAACTGAATACCTTATCCATTTTCTTTCCGACCATTACCGTGTAGCAATTATCAGCCGGGGATATAAACGAAAAACGACAGGATTTATATTAGCTACCTCCCAAAGCACAAGTAAAGAGATTGGAGATGAGCCTTTACAAATAAAAAGGAAGTTTCCTTCTCTTTCAGTAGCAGTTGATTCAAATAGACGAAGAGCTATTAATACCTTATTAAACTTACCGGAAAATGAACGTCCCGAAGTAATTTTGTTAGATGATGCTTTTCAGCATCGATATGTTTTACCGTCCTTATCTATTTTGTTAACAGATTACAGACGGAGGTTTTATTTAGATTCTTTACTGCCAGTAGGCCGTTTGCGTGAACCTAAATGTGGAAAACGCCGTGCCAATATTATTCTTATCACCAAATGTGATCCGGATCTGAAACCTATAGAATACAGAGTTTTGGAATCAGAGGTAGAGCCAATGGTACACCAATCTGTTTTTTTTACAGGGATTACGTATGGAGAATTAACACCTATTTTCCAAACTTTTCAGAGGGAGAAAAAATTATTAAAAGACATCAGCAAAGAAGATGAAATATTGTTAGTGTCTGGTATCGCTACGCCAGAACCACTTATTGACAAAATCAAACAATACAGTGAAAAAGTTGCTATTATGAACTTTCCGGATCATTATATGTTTAAAAGCAAAGACATTAAAAAAATAAAATCCGAATTTGATAAATTGTCATCTTTAAACAAAATGATTATCGTGACGGAAAAAGATGCTATGCGATTAATAGATAATACAATCATAGAAAATGATTTGAAACCTTATTTCTATTATTTGCCTATTACCATCGATTTTCGACAAAATCAAGAAAAAGAATTTCAGGAAGCTATTATAAATCATATACTCACGGTTCACCGGAATCGTATTTTACGCTAAACAAAAAATGGAAAAAAGAACAGAAATATCAACACTAGGAGAATTTGGCCTCATCCGGCATCTCACCGATAAAATTGAATTAAAGAATGAAAGCACCCTAAAAGGTATCGGTGATGACGCAGCAGTCCTTGATTACAAAGAAAAAGAAGTGCTGGTAACAACCGATTTATTGTTAGAAGGGATCCATTTTGATTTGACTTACGTTCCCTTAACTCATCTAGGATATAAATCCGCCGTAGTAAACTTTTCAGATATTTACGCTATGAATGGTCGTCCTAAGCAAATTACCATCTCTTTAGGAGTCTCTAAACGATTTAGTGTAGAAGATTTAGAAGCTTTCTATCACGGAGTGAAACTCGCCTGTAATATCTATGGAGTAGATATTGTCGGAGGTGATACTTCTGCTTCACGTACTGGTTTAACTATTAGCATTACTTGTATAGGTGAAGCAAATAAAGAGAAAGTAGTTTACCGGAACGGAGCTAAAGAAACGGATCTGATTTGCGTTTCCGGCGATTTAGGAGCAGCATACATGGGATTACAATTGTTGGAACGAGAAAAACAAGTTTTTAATGGGGAATCTAATTTTAAACCTGATTTTGCCG
The genomic region above belongs to Parabacteroides pacaensis and contains:
- the argH gene encoding argininosuccinate lyase → MAQKLWEKNVQVNTEVDKFTVGKDREMDLYLAKYDVIGSMAHITMLESIGLLKKEELQQLLAELKKIYTIAENGRFVIEEGVEDVHSQVELMLTRRLGDIGKKIHSGRSRNDQVLLDLKLFTRAQIQEIVSGISQLFDTLITQSNRYKDVLLPGYTHLQVAMPSSFGLWFGAYAESLVDDLQLLLAAYKICNRNPLGSAAGYGSSFPLKRQYTTELLGFESMNYNVVYAQMGRGKMERTVAFALAGVAATLSKLAFDACMFNSQNFGFIKLPDQFTTGSSIMPHKKNPDVFELTRAKCNKIQALPTEITLISNNLPSGYFRDLQIIKEVFLPAFDELKDCLYMVNLMMGQIKVNEHILDDEKYSLLFSVEEVNRLVLSGVPFRDAYKQVGLNIEAGQFIPDKNLHHTHEGSIGNLCNDCISALKQQIVDSFSFNKTNEAINKLVS
- a CDS encoding anaerobic C4-dicarboxylate transporter family protein translates to MLIQFLFVLVAIVIGARLGGIGLGVMGGIGLGILTFVFGLQPTSPPIDVMLMIVAVISAAGCMQAAGGLDLMVKIAERFLRRHPSHITLYSPFVTYLFTFVAGTGHVAYSLLPVISEVARETKIRPERPLAIAVIASQQAITASPISAATVALLSMLTKFEISLLDILMISIPCTLMGVFIGALVSLKVGKELETDPEYQRRLANGELEKNTYKEQERIHNKKAFWSVIIFLLATITIVLFGSFESMRPVHVIEGKTVVVGMPVIIEIIMLSAAAIILLITKTDGLKAAQGSVFSAGMQAVVAIFGIAWMGDTFLQGNMTELRASIEGVVMQMPWLFGIALFGMSILLYSQAATVRAFMPLGITLGISPFLLIAMFPAVNGYFFIPNYPTVVAAINFDRTGTTRIGKYVLNHSFMLPGLVATAVAVGMGLLMVTLLYAN
- a CDS encoding putative signal transducing protein, producing MDKMVEIARFQYPAEAQTLRCLLESEGIECYLKDELTSQILGSYVDVGGVKIEILEKNLPRALEVMKEGGYLIETEEEPEPIKAISSFSEHIPFLKKYPLEKQIMIIFIITAVLLALLIYFGTLHP
- a CDS encoding NADP-specific glutamate dehydrogenase produces the protein MKANEVIDNLKRRFPNEPEYIQAVEEVLTTIEDVYNQHPEFEKSNLIERLCIPDRIFSFRVTWQDDKGAVHTNMGYRVQHNNAIGPYKGGIRFHSSVTPSILKFLAFEQTFKNSLTTLPMGGGKGGSDFNPKGKSNAEIMRFCQAFVMELWRYIGPETDVPAGDIGVGGREVSFMYGMYKKLARENTGTFTGKSLEMGGSLIRPEATGYGNVYFLLEMLKTKNIDIKGKVVAVSGSGNVAQYTVEKLIELGAKVVTMSDSNGYIYDPDGIDREKLDYIMELKNLYRGRIKEYAEKYGCKYVEGARPWGEKCDIAMPSATQNELNGEDAKTLLANGCIAVSEGANMPSTPEAINTFLAAKILYAPGKAANAGGVSTSGLEMTQNAMHLGWSAEEVDQKLKGIMKSIHEQCVKYGKQEDGTINYVKGANVAGFMKVAKAMMAQGIL
- a CDS encoding RapZ C-terminal domain-containing protein, which codes for MVTIELNKLFQSYTGETAENIVELPSSGSNRRYFRLKSRHFTVIGVSGTSPEENRAFIYMAKHFKKKGLPVPEVYEYSDDWTYYIQEDLGNTLLFDAIEKGRKSSVFDEEERSLLRKTITLLPVLQFKGADGLDFNYCYPLPEFNERSILWDLNYFKYCFLKATGMEFQENQLEDDFRKLADVLLRNSSATFMYRDFQSRNVMIKNKEPYFIDFQGGRKGPVYYDIASFLWQARAKYPEDLRETLLNDYIQALRTFIPVDENYFRSQLKHFVLFRTLQVLGAYGFRGYFEKKPHFIQSVPFALDNLRALLKEEYPEYPYLYKTLKELTLLKQFTGESKRRILEVSICSFAYKKGIPNDASGNGGGFVFDCRAINNPGKYERYNHFTGLDEPVIRFLEEDGEITEFLENVYHIVDASVKRYIDRGFTNLMVCFGCTGGQHRSVYSAQHLAEYLHKKFNVKINLVHREQNIEQTFNPQI
- a CDS encoding nucleotidyltransferase family protein, which produces MKAMIFAAGLGTRLKPLTDHTPKALLPVGGKPLLEHVILKLKAAGFDHLVINIHHHGQQIIDFLLQNHNFGICIEISDERDYLLDTGGGIKKAQRFLQGNEPFLIHNVDIFSNVNLRKLYEEHCRLNPLSTLLVSRRETSRYLLFNKENRLCGWRNKETGEIKSYYPDFSPEMYSEYAFSGIHVLSPKIFDWMEEWTGKFSIINFYLSIAARADIHACPIPELKLIDVGKTDAFTQAEEFLKDQQ
- the sppA gene encoding signal peptide peptidase SppA — its product is MKQFFKMMFASAFGVFVAVILISCLSIVMFIGMAASMETPAYKPKPNTVYKIDLKGMISDQIEENPFAGLFGDLEKPLSLKNLLYSIKQAKENKNISGIYLEAGALSTGSATLEALRRALIDFKESNKFIVAYADSYTQGSYYLCCVADKVYLNPQGILGIQGLASQTMFFTGLLDKLGIKMEIFKVGTYKGAVEPFMLEKLSDANREQITSYIESIWGNITDGIAESRNVSVETVNQFANEGLAFAKPEKAVEMGLIDELKYKPEVEKYIKELTGQTSDKLKTAGYDKVSKIASQEKIQKDKIAILYAEGEIVEQTIQSSPFNTEKNITSNVAEELIKLKNDDEVKAVVFRVNSPGGSAYVSEQIWRQVVELKKVKPIVVSMGDVAASGGYYISCAASKIVAEPNTLTGSIGIFGMFPNLTGLLDKVGLTTDIVKTNTYSDLGDMSRPMTEGEKALIQGYVERGYETFITRCADGRDKTPEEINEIGQGRVWTGEQALKIGLVDELGGINKAIETAANLAEISEYSVTSVKSSKDFFTTLLEKQLDEVKVNILKSFLGEEYNEYITLKKIKATRGIQARLPYNLKPL
- the lpxK gene encoding tetraacyldisaccharide 4'-kinase, which translates into the protein MFENIPIKTYPLLHPISFLYGIGVRFRNQLFNWGILPSAQYPVPVICIGNLTVGGTGKTPLTEYLIHFLSDHYRVAIISRGYKRKTTGFILATSQSTSKEIGDEPLQIKRKFPSLSVAVDSNRRRAINTLLNLPENERPEVILLDDAFQHRYVLPSLSILLTDYRRRFYLDSLLPVGRLREPKCGKRRANIILITKCDPDLKPIEYRVLESEVEPMVHQSVFFTGITYGELTPIFQTFQREKKLLKDISKEDEILLVSGIATPEPLIDKIKQYSEKVAIMNFPDHYMFKSKDIKKIKSEFDKLSSLNKMIIVTEKDAMRLIDNTIIENDLKPYFYYLPITIDFRQNQEKEFQEAIINHILTVHRNRILR
- the thiL gene encoding thiamine-phosphate kinase — encoded protein: MEKRTEISTLGEFGLIRHLTDKIELKNESTLKGIGDDAAVLDYKEKEVLVTTDLLLEGIHFDLTYVPLTHLGYKSAVVNFSDIYAMNGRPKQITISLGVSKRFSVEDLEAFYHGVKLACNIYGVDIVGGDTSASRTGLTISITCIGEANKEKVVYRNGAKETDLICVSGDLGAAYMGLQLLEREKQVFNGESNFKPDFAGKEYLLERQLKPEARKDIIEILDQAGIVPTSMMDISDGLSSELLHISEQSKTGCRIYEEKIPIDYQTAVQAEQFNMNLTTVALNGGEDYELLFTVPLIDHDKVAKLPGIKIIGYVTKEPLGNYLVTRDGTEIALKAQGWNSLDE